In Pseudomonas sp. MYb327, one DNA window encodes the following:
- a CDS encoding S-(hydroxymethyl)glutathione dehydrogenase/class III alcohol dehydrogenase, producing MTKSRAAVAFAANQPLQIVEIDVAPPHAGEVLVRIIATGVCHTDAFTLSGADPEGLFPVVLGHEGGGIVEAIGEGVTSVAVGDHVIPLYTPECGDCKFCKSDKTNLCQKIRATQGRGLMPDGTSRFSYNGQPLFHYMGTSTFAEYTVLPEVSLAKIPKDAPLEKVCLLGCGVTTGIGAVLNTAKVQEGASVAIFGLGGIGLAAIIGATMAKAGRIIAIDINPAKFEIARQLGATDFVNPKDDDRPIQDVIVEMTEGGVDYSFECIGNVHLMRAALECCHKGWGESVIIGVAGAGQEISTRPFQLVTGRVWRGSAFGGVKGRSELPTYVEKAQAGEIPLDTFITHTMGLEDINKAFGLMHEGKSIRTVIHFDR from the coding sequence ATGACCAAATCACGAGCCGCTGTAGCCTTCGCGGCGAACCAGCCTCTGCAAATCGTCGAAATCGACGTGGCACCCCCGCACGCCGGGGAGGTGCTGGTACGAATCATCGCCACCGGCGTCTGCCATACCGATGCGTTCACTCTGTCCGGCGCGGATCCGGAAGGCCTCTTTCCAGTTGTCCTCGGGCATGAAGGCGGCGGGATCGTCGAGGCCATCGGCGAAGGCGTGACCTCGGTGGCGGTGGGCGATCACGTGATCCCGCTCTACACCCCGGAATGCGGCGACTGTAAATTCTGCAAATCAGACAAGACCAACCTCTGCCAGAAAATTCGCGCGACCCAGGGCAGGGGCCTGATGCCGGACGGCACCAGTCGCTTCTCCTACAACGGCCAGCCCCTGTTCCACTACATGGGCACCTCGACCTTTGCCGAATACACCGTGCTGCCGGAAGTTTCCCTGGCCAAAATCCCCAAGGATGCGCCACTGGAAAAGGTCTGCCTGCTCGGTTGCGGCGTGACCACCGGCATTGGTGCGGTGCTCAACACGGCAAAAGTGCAGGAGGGCGCCAGCGTGGCGATCTTCGGCTTGGGCGGCATCGGCCTGGCCGCGATCATCGGCGCCACCATGGCCAAGGCCGGGCGAATCATTGCGATCGATATCAACCCGGCCAAGTTCGAGATTGCCAGGCAACTGGGCGCTACGGATTTCGTCAATCCCAAGGATGACGACAGGCCAATCCAGGACGTGATCGTCGAAATGACCGAGGGCGGCGTGGACTACTCCTTCGAATGCATTGGCAACGTCCACCTGATGCGCGCGGCCCTGGAGTGTTGTCACAAGGGCTGGGGAGAGTCGGTGATTATCGGAGTCGCCGGTGCGGGCCAGGAAATCAGTACCCGACCCTTCCAGCTCGTGACCGGCCGGGTCTGGCGCGGCTCGGCTTTTGGCGGCGTAAAAGGCCGCAGCGAACTGCCCACTTATGTCGAAAAGGCCCAGGCTGGCGAGATCCCGCTCGACACCTTCATCACCCACACCATGGGGCTCGAGGACATCAACAAGGCCTTCGGCTTGATGCATGAAGGCAAGAGCATTCGCACCGTCATCCATTTCGATCGCTGA
- a CDS encoding ABC transporter substrate-binding protein, whose amino-acid sequence MKNRKSLLASLLTLGLLVGSASSQASGWCDSGKPVKFAGLNWESGMLLTDIMMVVLKEGYGCATDQLVGNTIILETALAGNDIQVFGEEWMERSEVWKKAAAAGKVVGVGAPIIGATQGWYVPRYVVEGDAKRNRPAQAPDLKTVADLSKYPGVFKDSEEPSKGRFYNCPAGWICEQDNTEMLKEYGLENTFTNFRPGTGAALDAAVLSSYKRGEPVLFYYWSPTPLMGQIDAIRLEEKTGGNKDVVTMVGLSRTFHEQAPELVAVLEKVNIPIDLLNQNLARMTRERIESPKLARMFLKEHPEVWHAWVDETAAKKIEAAL is encoded by the coding sequence ATGAAAAACAGGAAGAGTTTGCTGGCGTCGTTACTCACCCTTGGATTGCTCGTCGGCAGTGCTTCAAGCCAGGCCTCGGGCTGGTGTGATTCGGGCAAGCCGGTGAAGTTCGCCGGTCTGAACTGGGAGAGCGGGATGCTCCTCACCGATATCATGATGGTTGTGCTCAAGGAGGGTTATGGCTGTGCAACGGATCAGTTGGTGGGCAATACCATCATTCTTGAGACCGCTTTGGCCGGCAACGACATCCAGGTGTTTGGCGAAGAGTGGATGGAGCGCAGCGAGGTCTGGAAAAAGGCCGCGGCAGCCGGCAAGGTCGTCGGGGTTGGCGCACCGATCATCGGAGCGACCCAGGGTTGGTACGTACCGCGTTATGTCGTGGAGGGAGACGCCAAACGCAATCGACCTGCGCAGGCGCCTGACCTGAAGACAGTCGCCGACCTGAGCAAGTACCCGGGTGTGTTCAAGGATTCGGAGGAACCGTCCAAAGGCCGTTTCTACAACTGTCCTGCGGGCTGGATCTGTGAACAGGACAATACCGAGATGTTGAAAGAGTACGGTCTGGAAAACACCTTCACCAACTTCCGTCCAGGCACCGGAGCTGCATTGGATGCTGCCGTCCTCTCCAGCTATAAGCGCGGTGAACCGGTGCTGTTCTACTATTGGTCACCGACGCCGCTGATGGGACAGATCGATGCGATCAGACTGGAAGAAAAAACCGGAGGAAACAAAGACGTCGTCACGATGGTCGGGCTCTCCAGGACTTTTCATGAACAGGCGCCCGAACTGGTCGCAGTGCTGGAGAAGGTCAACATTCCCATCGATCTGTTGAACCAGAACCTGGCGCGGATGACCCGGGAGCGCATTGAATCGCCAAAGCTGGCGAGGATGTTCCTCAAGGAGCACCCGGAAGTCTGGCACGCCTGGGTCGATGAAACCGCGGCAAAAAAGATCGAGGCAGCGCTCTAA